The genomic region CAGTAGGAAATATCTCAGGTACATAACAGGTGACATTGTACATAAGGTGATGGTGGTAGTAGGAAATATCTCAGGTACATAACAGGTGACATGGTACATAAGGTGATGGGGGCAGTAGGAAATATCTCAGGTATGTAACAGGTGACATGGTACATAAGGTGATGGCGACAGTAGGAAATATCTCCGGTACATAACAGGTGACATGGTACATAAGGTGATGGTGACAGTAGGAAATATCTCAGGTACATAACAGGTGACATGGTACATAAGGTGATGGGGGCTACAGGAAATATCTCAGGTATGTAACAGGTGACATGGTACATAAGGTGATGGTGACAGTAGGAAATATCTCAGGTACATAACAGGTGACATGGTACATAAGGTGATGGTGGTAGTAGGAAATATCTCAGGTAAGTTACTGGTGACATTGTACATAAGGTGATGGTGGCAGTAGGAAATATCTCAGGTACATAACAGGTGACATGGTACATAAGGTGATGGTGGTAGTAGGAAATATCTCAGGTACATAACAGGTGACATGGTACATAAGGTGATGGTGGTAGTAGGAAATATATCAGGTACAGTAACAGGTGACATGGTACATAAGGTGATGGTGGTAGTAGGAAATATCTCAGGTACATAACAGGTGACATggtacagtaattatagggtaGTAAATAAGTAGTTATAGTGGACCTGTTTTCACCATCCAAACCAAGGCAATGCTGCTTGCCTCCTGTCATCAATATATTTGATGCCACCTACCACAATTAGTTTGGTCATCATTGCCAGTTCCTGGTTCACTTCCCAttgaaaaaaacagaaaatctCTTGAAATATACATTCTATGCAAATTGGATGCACATAAGCAATATTTTGTTAAGTATATGTGTAGCTCTTGATAATTGTCTAGCTTTGAATACCAGTTTTCTCCTGATAATAATTATAACAAGCTGGTAATTATGGGGATTCGTTTAGATTGCAACCAACATGCATGTATGATTTTAACCGTACTGttttataactgttttaatgGACTGTTGATCCACTGAATCTTTTCCACTGTATATAGATGAGAAGAAGTTGATGGACTGGCTACCTAAGAACCTCCGCACTGACCTGGCTATCCACGTCCACTTCAACACCTTGTCTAAAGTGACCTTGTTCCAGGACTGTGATAAAACCCTTCTGTTTGACCTTGTCCTCAAGCTTAAACCAATCCTCTTTTTACCAGGGGAATATGTCTGCAAAAAGGTAGGTATCCAGTTCTTCAACAATTAGAACACAATTTTGTCTTTATGTCAACTGAGAacaagtctcaagtgacctattgaAATTGCTTTTGGCTGTCGTTTGTTGTCCGtccatgaaatatttttattttcaacttcttcaaaatataaaaagagGAAAATGGTCATGATATTTTGcaagtagcatgctgggatgaagggctaccagtTTTCAAATGAATAATCTTGGCTTACTTTCAaagtcacagaggtcaaatgtgttaaaaatgtttaaacaacttctcaatagccaagagccCCTGTGGTTATATTTAAGGCCAATAAATAAGCTTGCTTAGCTGAAGACTTActaagtttattcaaatgaatgaccttgaccttaattcTTTCAATGTTTTACATATTTAGTTCTCCTGAAAACAAAGTCTCAAGTAACATAATTATAATGGCGTGATTGCCTTTTGTCTCTTGTATGTCGATCTTTAAACAGTTTTATTACTATGTTTTCTTGCTTCCTCCAGGGAGAGGTGGGGAAGGAGATGTATATTGTCAGTCAAGGTCAGGTTGAGGTCGTTGGGGGACCAGATGGTACTACAGTCCTCGCCACACTCAAGGAGGGAAGTGTGTTTGGTGAGATCAGGTTGGTAGAAAATTTTCTGTTAGaatttgtttttctatataCCTAGACTAATGACAGTATTACATATGGCGCCCAACTTAGATACCCACGGAGGTGGTGTAGGGTCTCGTGTGTGTCTTCGGGGTCGGGTTCaactttgttgaaggagggaggaatgtagcagaactggactgggtcgatctTTTGCGACCAGgcagctcaattggtagagcatctggctGGTGTTGGGAGGTCCCcagttcgaaccccggtctagCTGTGCTTGTTTCCTCTTCTATTACATATGCTATTAATATTCAAAGACAGTAGTGATATGTTTTCTAACTTACCTTGAACATTGTTCAAAAGGGTTGCATGGTGTCTTCCTACAAAGGTACGGATGAATACATTTAATGAGAACACTCATTCCtgttttacagtttgttggCCATTGCGGCAGATGGCAATCGTCGGACTGCTGATGTAAGGTGTAAGGGGTTCACAAACCTCTTTATCCTCAGCCAGACAGAGTTTGAGGACGCCATGGCAGAGTACCCTGAAGCACACAAACTTCTCAAAAAGCGAGCCAGGTAAGTATCCATAATAATTCAgttaaatttaaaatacaatttatcaCTGGCacccaaacacaaaaacaaaaaaaaacatggatgCATATTGTTTAAATGGTCATGTATTGCTTGAGAGTATCAGTTTTCAGCTTGCTTAGGCAGATATATCACTACTATTCATTTCAAATGGGTCGGTAAAAATCAAGGTAAAATCACAAAAaagtatttcaggaaaacaacaCTATATAGAGCAGCTGCTATccaaaacaaattgaaaatccCTCTCCCGAACTAGTTTGACAGAAAGGATCTCTGTACCTAAGATTAATTTTTAATGTCTCCTCCCTTCCTCGGTATGAAATGGCTAATAGCACCTACAAAACTCAGCTTTATCCACGAAATCACAAACCATATCCTGAGTACAGAGTGTGATATTCATGGTCAGTATCATTATACATACAGATTACCATTTTATTTACTATTTAACAGAAAGTTATTGAGACAAAATGCAAAGCTATCAACCAAAAGTCATGGATCTACTGGAAGCTCCAAAGTTGAGGTAGAGCCGATCATACGAACACCGGGCAGAGACACGGAAACACCTAAACTCTTCAAAACTGTCCTACAGGTACGGTGGGGACATTCAGTAtcacatttatattaaatgatGCAAGTTTCAATGTTGTTAAAAACTGAATTGGTTTACATTAATTAGGATGCCGttaaaatatctgaaatatgaaatgaacatttttcaaagattgaaaaaaaaatcacagtgaaaaaaaatttcaactaaaaaaattgtttaaattccCTATTTATAAATTTAAAGTGTTTGAAAAGTAAACTATCAGTTCTGtttcaaaaaaataacaaaaagatgATGCTTTTTGTTTAGAAATGGGGACAGACACATGAGGTATAGACTTTGAGCATGTTAGAACTGGCTGTTTGCATTGCACTATTTGATGCCAAGTCAAAATTTAGAGGAATTTAATTGAACTTGATTTATAATATCTAATATTAACACAATGTAATGCTTAAAATTTAGTTATTTGTGTTATCTCTCAAATTATTTGCTATGAAAAATGAGGGCATTCAGTGTTACACATATCCATATGTTTGCCCCTTCATCTTGAACTTATTCAGAGAAAAgatttcaaaaatttattaatttctttatgtTCAAAGTCTTTGATTGTAAGTGTGAGGGAAAGTATATCACACGTTCCTCCTTAGGTTGACTTGGTTATGaatttacaaaaagaaaaaattcaataaaatgcACTAGTGGGCACATTTCTTTTTAACAGCAAGATATATATCACGTTTGTAATGCCTGAAAGCTTGGTTCAAGATTGGACAGAAAGGCCAGGGTTCTCTCTTTCACTAATTTCAGTACTCAATTCTTTAGTATATTCATACAACCTCGTTTTGTAGTTTTGAGCTATTTAGAATGTTCCTTTAGTACAAACTTCAATGGATaccatatataaaaaaaatagtcatactaattaaattaattatgtatatttatattgatggcTTATTCAATTTAGTTTAATGTAGGATAAGCAGACTTTAAGTATTGGTAAAAATCTTGGGATGACAGTGTCTAGCAGAAGTAAGATCATTGacaaatattttaccttttgACCTTGATATTCTGAAGCATTTTCCAGAGATTATCTCTTGTACTACATATTCAATGTATCTTAtgtaaaatgaatgaccttgacctacttttcaGGTCACAATGGTCAAATGtgttgaaatctttaaacatctTCATCTCAAtcaccaagaggcccagggtcatgatattgggacaGTGGACTACTTGGATAACAGATTAAATGTTTGTTCatatgaatgactttgacctacattcaaggtcacaggagtcagaACTcgggtgaccattaaggcccattgCCCTCTTGTTCTTTTCACCCTCCGAACTTTTGATCAGGTCATTCATTTACTCATTTGCTTGGGGATAGGATCAGCACTTTTGACATGAATGCAACGAACATTGACTTTTTTTTCGCTGCACTTTCTAAAAATGTTTGTGGATGCACAGAGGGAATTAGCAAAGCTCACACTTAAAAGTGAATTCATCGTAATAATCTGCAAATAAGCTCctcacaaataagccccattCTCTCTAAAAATGGttttcacaaataagccccccccccccccccccccaactaatgctaatgttgtataatatatttattagcACTTAGTATCTATACTACTAATGATTTAccttatgtacagtgtatatatatatgtatatatataagtaagcTCTGCTTGTTTTACTTGTTACGTTATAATCACAGCTTTTTATCAGTTCAGACTTGTACCCTAtagttattttgttaaacagtAATCATTATAATCACAATGGCTCTCATTATACTACTTAAATTTCACTGTAGAATATTCACCACAATACTGAAAATTCacaaatctttatatatttattggcTTTGCAGGAAATTAGCAGTCATGCTAAATTCCTAACTAACCTGAGAAATAATGCTAACTGGCAAACATGTTTATTGTTAGTCATGCTGAAAACTGACAatcaagttcaaggtcaagaAACCATTACTTCATTTcatagaaatatttgttttttgaaGAAACTGAATAGAAAAATATTGTGTATCATACCTCATACAGGTCTGCAATCTCAAGGTCATTACCTCAGCACAAGGTTAAACATTGTCTTTGTTTCTAAATCATAAGTTAAGCATGTTTAAGGAAGATTGATAATATGTGTTGATTAGACAAGATAGTGTGTCACATACCACATATAGGTCTACGTTATCAAGGTCAGAGCAAGAAGTTGAAGGTCAAATctcaaaattattaaatatttttttaaaaaccagaAGAGATATGTATACTATAACATGACTGTTATGTACCATATTGCTTTCTGTTACTGCTAGGTCAAGGTTGAAGCAAGTGGAGTCTGCATAACTGTCAAATAACTGCAACACTTATCTAGACTGTCTTATAAATAGTTAAACAAATTTGTGCTGAAactttgtatatttagttgAACATTTTGTGCTGAACCTTTGTATACATCAAATGTACTTGATTTTGAGATGGTGTTACGTACAAGTCTATaatccaaggtcaaggttacaggAGCTCCATGGATACATGATGTACCACCACCAATTTTATCATCAAGGTCATTTGATTGCTCTAAGTATTCTACTCGATAAGAAATCTGAGGTTGCACAcatggttaaaaaaaaattaaaaatcctTCAGTTAATAAAAAAGTGGcctttacatgtaaatatcttGCTACCTTAATATGCCACCCAACAAAGGTAAGGATCTAAAAGGTTTGACGTGTACAGGTTGATATCCTTACAATGTTGTATTTCAGGGTATAAAAGGTCTCTTTAAAATCCTGATTTCATAACCTGTGTATGCTATCTTAAGCAACATTTTGATCCAATTATACTTTTCAAACAGTTACAGTCCTTTGTTTCTTTCAGCTTTTTAACCTTGTCTGAGGAAAGCAATATTTTGGTTTGACAATctttatagtaacagtgtatTTTTCCTATGTTTTGAGTCAGGAACGAATATCAATTTAGCATGACGGGAAGGGAAAATAAAGACTTGACATCCCCATTGTTAAAATGGAGGATGTGTTCCCTGTTATTAAATCTGCACACTCCTTTATTCAAAATGATGAGCCCTTTATTTCACCCTAAATCATAACGACTTGCTTCTGTCATCACAGATGATGGATCCAGAATCGTCCATCGCCAAACGTCTGGGGTCGGTCTCTCATACGTCAGAACACAAGGACAGCCTGACCGTGGAAAACATTACTGACACTACTATGTTAAACAAGGTATAGActtacatatacataacatgGTGTTGGAACTTTGTTTGGGAATCAGATATATACTTTCAGTGTCAATCTTTTGTCACACTTTCCACTGACTGCACTAAGatgccatatatatatttggcccaattttgaaaaaaaaaaaattgtatgatGACTATGAAGTAATaatttacattgtttataattatattatatacccatGTGCCAGAGTATTTAAGAAAACTGCTTCGCAAGGTAGAGAAAGTTACAAATATCACAGAAAGCCTGCCAATGTATTGAAATTTTCATTAATGCGAATTCCTTGTGGGAATTTAATACatgaacaaacaaaaacaagaaattgTATCCAGTGCTTCCCAACAACTCTTTGAAATTTTTCTGGAGGAGATTGTGCATGTTTAAATTTTCCAGCCTATCAAAGTATATTTATAGACCTCTTTTAGATACGATAATCGATACCCTATATTTGATGCAAATCTTTCTTCTGGagaaatttgattttcaaaatgataaGAAAGACAAAAGGCTTCCTGATAATTTATGTCTAAATCTAGGGTCAAAAATCAAAGTGATGGTTAAAAATTAAGTAGAACTGATTTTCTAaccattttgatatttctagaaatatttttttcctgtttAGCACCAGATAGCAGACAAGCCTTTGCCAGATGCAGAGGAGGCAGAGGATTTCTACAGCAAAATGCTTGAATCTGATCTAATGGATCAAGAGACATATGAGGCTGTGATCAATGAAGCAGAAAGAAAACAGCTCCAACATCATGACACGCTGAACACAGACTGTAGTGTAGAGAGCACAGACTCTGGTAATTCAACAAACAAGATTCCCGAATCAGAAAACCAGGTTCCCCATCAGTAAAGTCTTCTTTCTATTTAGTGCTGGTGGTATGACCTTCGTAGTCACTCAATTTTAACATCATGTAAGCTAGGCTCTGATGACAGATGAAGGATGTCTGCCAACAGTGGTAAATGTGAAAGTGGAATATACTGAATAGGAATCAGGTTTCATGAGTTGCGCTTCTTCTTTTCTGTTCATTAGCTCTTGATGCCCAAAGGGCAATGAACTTATGCTATGATGTGGTGATCGACGACTGTGCATCCGGCTGACTACAACTTTTTCTTTGAAGGGTTATcatatttgttcaaatgaattaccttgacctatattcaagatcacaggggtcaaataggatAAAATCtctaaacaacttcttctcaataaccaagagctTCTgtgagttgatattgggtctgtagcatgcttggatgaagagctaccaagtttgttgaaataaaagACCTTGACTTGCATTCAAGGGGTCAAATGTATTAAACCAAATCATttaagaaaatgtgtttctgaGGTTTGTAGGTATTTTCTTGAGTACTTTACATATGAAAAAGATCCGTCCTATACATGAGAACAGAGTGATGTCTTAggatttgaaaaacaaaaaataaactcTCCTACTGAAAAAAAGAATGACATTTGATTACAGGTGTAAAAAGGCAGGATTTTCACAGGTGGGGATTCActgtccactgtaaatatcacGGCAACTGTCTTTAGGGTAACCGTatgctcttatatgccataagCAACATATATCTCTGCTTTTACTGCAAAACCTAAATACTGTGCTGATGGTCTAAATGTTGCTGTCTTTGTCCTtcttaaaaacataatttctcAGGCTGTGAAAACTTCAAactttttaatttgatataaatttcacatcatttgacCTTTAAATAAGCGATTGAGGGGTTATAGTTGTGCAAGTTCTTTAGTGCTGCAGGACTTATAAGATTGCAGTAGTGGGAAGGATGAATATTATCAAGGAGTAATTAAAATACCACATgcaaaaatatatgttatcttCATCCtccaatatttacattatttgtGTATGTCAGACTAATGTATTTGGTGTCAAGTACTATCGAAACTAATTAATTTAGTGTCAAGTACTATCGAGGCTAATTAATTTGGTGTCAAGTACCATCGAGGCGGTTGATCCTTCACTCTCTTGTTTATAATAATCAATCCttgattttgtatatttttgtcattGACAGGAGTACAGATGCCGAAAGTGAGTAGTCGGCCAGAAAGTGTCTCCAAAACCACATGTAACAAAAACAGTAAAGAACCGTTTGTTGGCTCTGAACTCTCTGGTAACTATGAGGAAACTTGTAACTGGGTCATCAAACAGGCTCTCTCTACCCCCGAGGTTGGAAAAACCAGGCGCTATAGTCGTGTGGAAGATGAAGCTcaagtaaaaaaaattgttgagGTACTGACAAAACAAAACCATGTTGTGGGCGTTAATAGGAATGATGAAGTGGAGCTTATGTCCTCATTTTTTGAGGATGATTATCCATTAGAAAATGTTCTTAAAGTTGAACCAGCGACAGGTCAAAAGTCTGAATTTCAACAAGTTGTTGAAAAGTGTGGAGTTGATGAGGATGGACAAAATACACAAACTATTCAAAATGAGAGTGGAGATCACGTGAAAAATAATGATCCCACAGAAAAGCAAGTTGATGATAAAATGAAAACTCCGGAGATGATTGTAGAATCATCCACAAATGAAAACAAGTCTGATAACTCTAATAGTGTGCCTGTCAAAAAGGATGAGGATGATCCAAGTAAGACTGCTATCAACAGTGACACAGGCAAGGCTCTCGGCAACGACGGTGCAGGCAAGGCTCTCAGCAACGACGGTGCAGACAATGCTGTCAAAGACATTGGTGCAGGCAAGACTGCCACTAACAATAGCACTGGCAAAGCCGACAGCAATAACAGTGTAGGTGAGTCTGCCAGCAACAGCGGTGCAGGCAAAGCTGGCAGCAACAACAGTGCAGGTAAAACTGCAAGTAATAATGGTGCAGGCAAGGTTGCTGATAATATTGGAACTGGTAGCAAGGCAGTGAGTAACAACGGTGCTGGCAAACTAACAAGTAACAATGACAAGGTTAAAGTAACAAGTAACAATGACAAGGTTAAAGTAACAAGTAACAATGACAAGGTTAAAGTAACAAGTAACAATGACAAGGGAAGCGATGCCATTGACAATGATGCAGGCAAGGTTGCTAGTGATATGGGTAATCCCAATAGCCTGGGTAAGGATGCCTATCAGAGGGAAGTTGGACAAATTGGTATGGACAAAAATCCTGCTACGGATGGAAGTCTGAGAAGTAAGCATCCATCGTCTGCATCTATCACCCGTATTTCAGGGGATTATGATCAAAACAATGAAGTATTCTTGAACTCCTTGAATTCGGATATCGACCATCACAAGCTTGTGGATGATCAAGGTCATAGGTCACCTGGTTATCATGATCAATCTAAAGGCCCTGAAGTCCAGATGAACGGTATTCCTTTACAGAACCAGATAACCTGTTCTGTAGAGATACATCGCGAGAAAAGTCTCACACCTGTTTCACTGAAAGATTGGATAGACAGTGCCAACGCAAAGCCCAGAACAGAAAGCATCAACTCTGTCACCAAGGACATCACATTACAAGAGTCTAGTGTATGACCAACTCAAGATAATTTTGTTAGGGAAGGTGAAATTCAAACACCATCTTCTTTCAGAATTAATTGTCAGTTGAATGTGTTACTTGTTAAATGTTACAGATCATTCAAATAACAAGATATAGCGATAATAATAAGACAACGACACTAGATTTCAGCGACTTGGGACTATtgattgtatataatgtaaatatgtattagATTTTATGTGTCTGACAAAGGGGTGAAAATTAATACTTTGGGGTCAAAACACAGAATCAAACATTCAACAATCTTTAGAAGAACAATTTCATGGCTAAAAGGGATATATAACAGATAGtgtttaatgaaaatgaaattttatttgtgTGGAGAAATGTTTGATTTACcaattaatgatatttttaattgtaCATATCTTTAATTCTAGTGAAGTAAACCTTATATGGttgtgtaataaaaaaaaagtgcaaCATCTGTCAATGTTTCATATAAGCAGTTTATTGTTTCATGGATTAGTTGATATTAAGTCGTGATCTTGAATATTTGAAGTTGAAATTAACctttattcattaaataaatgaaatcattttttttttttttaatttttgtcaatattctgATCAACTTTATACAGATTTTCAGAGATGATCTCTTCACTCAGTTTCCAACCCCTTTCAGTAACTAAATAATATTTTGAAGTTCTAATTGCAACAGAAAAGTCTACAGTATTAATTGTGGTTACATAATCAAATGATGTTAGATTCTCACAACATACAGTGCATTATGTAGGTGTATCATATGGAGGATATAGAGCAAATACTTGGGGTATATAGATGTTTTCCCAAGTGCCATTTTCatagaaattttttttttctaaattgaaaGTTATTTCCATTTGTTTTCAAGTATTTTAATCTTTTCCAAAGATCTCAGTGACACTGATCTTTTAATCTTTGTATGAAGTTGAATTTTCCTTAAAGTTATTTTGAGTCACTATTttaaagagttattgccctttattttttcagtatttcaaTTTTGTCCATTGACATTTCTCAGCTTCAGACTGATCTCTTTGAAATTTGgtggtaggctttataatcatgcGAAGCTGTGCTTTCCTGAATGGCATTTTCATTTCACACATTTTTAGAGTAATTACCCTTTCTGTCTTTTTTAGTATTAATCCTGTGTGGGGTTATGAAATTATTCTCTAACTATGACATGTAACTTAATTAAACTGATTTTTTAATTGACCATTTTTCTTATTACATTCCCATATTTGTGCATATTTGAATATGAATGCATATCATCCTGCATTGGAAAGGTGTATATTGAAGCTCATAGcatacaaaatgaaaatgaaaatttaacagGTGCTGCTAATGAATAATACAGTAGCTAACAGCAAGGGACACAACtctagatatctaactactTTTCTGTGGGTCCAAAAGATTACAACTTAAATCATGTGATGTACTTAAAATATTGTAGATATTCAGTACTTGTATACTTTGTATATTGCATGAATgatattgtttaaaacattgGACACTGAGAATGCACTATGTACAGTTATTTATGTTTCATGATTTTTCACTTCAATATGAAAGGAAAATAGAATCAGATTCATCACTGTATCTTATATTAATCATATGTGTTTCATGTGATGAGAATTATTTTGGATTTAAGAAGGAAGGGATTGGAGGCGTGGTCACTTCTAGTGGGCTTTAAATTCAATTTAGTTGAAAAGGAAATTGAAAAAGGAAAAAGTTCTTTAAAATTACTTAATGGTGTATCATTGCTCAACTCTTTACTTTTCTGTTAAAGATGCTTTCTGCattttatatcatgtatgtaatGTAATGAGACAAAGCATCATCTTCAGGCAGACATTTTGGCACCGTTTTATTTTTGAGATGAAATCTTAAATCTCATATTATGATTATGAATTAACAGCCTACATTAATTTGAGACATTCCTCTTTATCTTATTGGTGTGGATTTAGAACTGACTACTTTATGTAATAAGGGGTTACATTACAACATTGAAGTTTTGGATTTTGCCAATTCTTCTCTAAACGTTGATCAGTTGAGTGTATTAAATACTATTTGCCTCGACCAATAGAGTGTTACTAACGTTGACTATACATAGTTTAAAGAGATGATTAGTAATTATCCAAATGTCTGTTGTTGCCTGAAGACAATTTCTGTGATACAATAGATATATTAAATTTCTTAAGCGTtcacttgtttttgttttccattACAACCAGGTATAGACCTATTATAGGTGGTAACCAAAGCTTACTACCGAATCATCAGCTTCACTACCCATGTAACAGAGTAGGATATCAGTGTAACACTAAAAAGAACAGTCCAGACCTCTTAATTGATGATATAGTGTAACAATTTACTAGAAATACCAGTCCAGCCCTCTTAATTGACATTACCAACTTAAAAGACACAGTATGAACACACAGGTTACTAGTAATAACTGGAGAAACATGACATGGATAACACGGATACTAGAAATAATGATCGAGACCTATTTGTGAAATCACATTCTTGGAAAGAGAATAACAGAAGACACTAAACAGCAGAGATCTTATGGACATGAAGACTGAC from Pecten maximus chromosome 11, xPecMax1.1, whole genome shotgun sequence harbors:
- the LOC117337215 gene encoding uncharacterized protein LOC117337215 isoform X5 gives rise to the protein MMKKVNKVGDSSVLKEVDKIGSTSGGSNVPKEAIKKDNKVGDNVVKDGMKKHPVLPNIQIEVTNASTPSTASNEDLINIDQSQKKDTDGIVNPVFTTQGEIIQPACSKPDIVTIIPNELSRPDINKSADELPKPDIHPYVTQNIFINSDGLLNPNIHINPDGLNDLNEPNDVGALNDSDPVFNQDGFINPVFSIETASETSKHNTPDKAPNLFSFSDNDVNLYNQQVDSQNSKQYLTPTCKESHSTSSSSLTVPDVTGSRRPSDPLTFVQDDNFSQLQPLTISNGLSKSEGRLPPLSPGYLSPSPYDRFQPPRSPGLLSTNSAWSELAKLHSRRSSYGDYTDDRTNSNSLSVVSSSLSEHLHQLVRAFSSRTERVKETTIQPPTPSSQDFDAYSDANSAISAADEPEQRQHRLDSFIPLHLRERGPLGQSDEGTLDEYFLDCGCCRMRLPSWLKNPCSMPRKLEPQSKLYMTWLFLVALCFMYNAWVIPLRGVFPYQNPSNLIYWLICDYTCDAIYILDIMLVKPHLTYLNSGIVETDPKLMRKNYMQKRMFKYDVLSLLPLDLFYLIFGVVPWCRLPRLFKIQTFWEFYQRCDQAVKSAHVLRIIKTMTYMLFLIHLETCGYYAVSVYEGIGSNRWVYNGEGIAYIRCFYLATKTATSIGNNPIPTNTLEYIFMTIYWVSGVFVFALLIGQIRDIVDAAGRVKAQYDKMMDDALRYVKNLNCPNDTQHKVRTWFLYQWEQQKISDEKKLMDWLPKNLRTDLAIHVHFNTLSKVTLFQDCDKTLLFDLVLKLKPILFLPGEYVCKKGEVGKEMYIVSQGQVEVVGGPDGTTVLATLKEGSVFGEISLLAIAADGNRRTADVRCKGFTNLFILSQTEFEDAMAEYPEAHKLLKKRARKLLRQNAKLSTKSHGSTGSSKVEVEPIIRTPGRDTETPKLFKTVLQMMDPESSIAKRLGSVSHTSEHKDSLTVENITDTTMLNKHQIADKPLPDAEEAEDFYSKMLESDLMDQETYEAVINEAERKQLQHHDTLNTDCSVESTDSGVQMPKVSSRPESVSKTTCNKNSKEPFVGSELSGNYEETCNWVIKQALSTPEVGKTRRYSRVEDEAQVKKIVEVLTKQNHVVGVNRNDEVELMSSFFEDDYPLENVLKVEPATGQKSEFQQVVEKCGVDEDGQNTQTIQNESGDHVKNNDPTEKQVDDKMKTPEMIVESSTNENKSDNSNSVPVKKDEDDPSKTAINSDTGKALGNDGAGKALSNDGADNAVKDIGAGKTATNNSTGKADSNNSVGESASNSGAGKAGSNNSAGKTASNNGAGKVADNIGTGSKAVSNNGAGKLTSNNDKVKVTSNNDKVKVTSNNDKVKVTSNNDKGSDAIDNDAGKVASDMGNPNSLGKDAYQREVGQIGMDKNPATDGSLRSKHPSSASITRISGDYDQNNEVFLNSLNSDIDHHKLVDDQGHRSPGYHDQSKGPEVQMNGIPLQNQITCSVEIHREKSLTPVSLKDWIDSANAKPRTESINSVTKDITLQESSV